The genomic window AGAGATACATGGCAAAACAAACTGACTTTGTTTATTTGAGTATTGATGCAACCtcctgtctctccatcctttcagACAGATGGACACCAATCACCTCCACCTCTTTATGCCAGCGTTTATGGGTTTCATAGCAGCCACTACATCTGTGGTGTACTACCACAACATAGAAACCTCCAACTTCCCCAAACTACTGCTGGGTGAGTCAAAATGATACCATCAGTGCATTCATTACTCCAAATGACCAGTTAGTGTTTGAGCAGCGCTGAATCAGCCTCCCTTTGGTGCAGTAGTTTAGAGGCTATGGCAGATGGCCCAAACACAGTTCGCTACACATGAACCATTCTGCTGTACATCATAAAGTATACTTGTAATACATCTCTGGGGAAAGTAGTGCATGAAGTGACCAAGCTCCTCCTTCCTCAGCTCTGTTTATCTACTGGGTTCTGGCGTTCATCACCAAGTCCATCAAGCTGTGGAAGTTTGCAGAGTACGGCGTTGGAGTGCTGCACCTGAGGTTCTGTATCACAGCCCTGCTGGTCGTTCTGTACGGACTCCTCATGGCTGTAGAGATCAACGTCATCAGGGTCAGGGTGAGTTAGAACACTGGTGGACTGACTGCTTCCTGGGTCAGGGGTCATAGAGATTCTATATAAAGacaagaaggaagaggaggatgtgaTGTGGTGTACTGATGTGATCTGATAGCAGATGCATGGTCTTTATTTCAGCTCCTGTTGGCTTTTTACTTTtttacctggtgtgtgtgtgtttgtctctgtctttgtgtccTGGTGTCCGTGCAGAGGTACGTGTTCTTCGCCAACCCCCAGAAGGTAAAGCCTCCAGAGGACCTTCAGGACCTGGGAGTGAGGTTCCTCCAGCCCTTCGTCAACCTCCTCTCCAAGGCCACATACTGGTGGATGAACCCCCTGATTATAGGTTCGTTTCCTAGGTTCCTTCCTTCTAGGTGTTTTTCCTGGCCACTGTTCTTCCACTACTGCATTGATTGGTccttggggtttaggctgggtgtctgtaaagtactttgtgacaactgctgatgttaAAAGCACATTGATTGCTccttggggtttaggctgggtgtctgtaaagTACTTTGTGACAGCTACTGATGTTAAAAGCACATTGATTGCTccttggggtttaggctgggtgtctgtaaagTACTTTGTGACAGCTACTGATGTTAAAAGCACATTGATTGGTccttggggtttaggctgggtgtctgtaaagTACTTTGTGACAGCTACTGATGTTAAAAGCACATTgattgctctttggggtttaggctgggtgtctgtaaagTACTTTGTGACAGCTACTGATGTTAAAAGCACATTgattgctctttggggtttaggctgggtgtctgtaaagTACTTTGTGACAGCTACTGATGTTAAAAGCACATTGATTGCTccttggggtttaggctgggtgtctgtaaagTACTTTGTGACAGCTACTGATGTTAAAAGCACATTGATTGGTccttggggtttaggctgggtgtctgtaaagTACTTTGTGACAGCTACTGATGTTAAAAGCACATTGATTGGTccttggggtttaggctgggtgtctgtaaagTACTTTTTGACAGCTACTGATGTTAAAAGCACATTGATTGGTCCTTGGGGTTCaggctgggtgtctgtaaagTACTTTGTGACAGCTACTCATGTAAAAAGGACTATGATTGATGTACAATTATTTGGATGGATTGATGGCTTGATCACAGGAGCCCATAAAAGACCCATTGAGCTGAAGAAGATTGGCAAACTCCCCATCGCCATGAGAGCCCTCACCAACTACCTGAAGCTCAAAGACGCCTACGAGGATCAGAgggtgagtggaggagggagtgacagagTTTCATATTCTGCTTCTGACAGTGACATACCATTCAATGGATCCCCAGTGCAGTGACCTACCATTCAATGGATCCCCAGTGCAGTGACATACCATTCAATGGATCCCCAGTGCAGTGACATACCATTAAATGG from Oncorhynchus keta strain PuntledgeMale-10-30-2019 unplaced genomic scaffold, Oket_V2 Un_contig_284_pilon_pilon, whole genome shotgun sequence includes these protein-coding regions:
- the LOC118376181 gene encoding ATP-binding cassette sub-family C member 9-like, which gives rise to MAGLSFCGNNVTKNAYSVDTGMLNNGCFVDALNLVPHVFLLFITFPILFIGWGSQSSKVQIHHNTWLHFPGHNLRWILTFTLLFVHVCEIAEGIVSNKQMDTNHLHLFMPAFMGFIAATTSVVYYHNIETSNFPKLLLALFIYWVLAFITKSIKLWKFAEYGVGVLHLRFCITALLVVLYGLLMAVEINVIRVRRYVFFANPQKVKPPEDLQDLGVRFLQPFVNLLSKATYWWMNPLIIGAHKRPIELKKIGKLPIAMRALTNYLKLKDAYEDQRQNAEDPEKAPSIWRSMYRAFGRPILLSSTFRYLADLLGFAGPLCIYGIVEHLNKKPVKEGSV